A stretch of the Elephas maximus indicus isolate mEleMax1 chromosome 3, mEleMax1 primary haplotype, whole genome shotgun sequence genome encodes the following:
- the OLFML3 gene encoding olfactomedin-like protein 3 isoform X2 — MIWQHCSQRIQGGGRGIGERLAQCHDQSSRHAAELRDFKNKMLPLLEVAEKEREALRNEADSISGRVDRLEREVDYLETQNPALPCVENDEKVIGGPGTKGKGRRNEKYDMLTDCSYTISQVRSMKILKRFGGPAGLWTKDPLGPTEKIYVLDGTQNDTAFVFPRLRDFSLSTATRKASRVRVPFPWIGTGQLVYGGFLYYARRPPGGPGGGGELDTLQLIKFHLANRTVVDSSVFPAEGLIPPYGLTTDTYIDLAADEEGLWAVYATLEDDRHLCLAKLDPQTLDTEQQWDTPCPRENAEAAFVICGTLYVVYNTRPASRARIQCSFDASGTLTPERAALPYFPRRYGAHASLRYNPRERQLYAWDDGYQIVYKLEMRKKEEEV; from the exons ATGATTTGGCAGCACTGCTCccagagaatacagggtggaggacGTGGAATAGGG GAGCGGCTGGCTCAGTGCCATGACCAGAGTAGTCGCCATGCAGCTGAGCTGCGGGACTTCAAGAACAAGATGCTGCCACTGCTGGAGGTAGCTGAGAAGGAGCGGGAGGCACTCAGAAATGAGGCTGACTCCATCTCAGGGAGAGTGGACCGTCTGGAGCGGGAGGTTGACTATCTGGAGACCCAGAACCCAGCTCTACCCTGTGTAGAAAATGATGAGAAGGTGATTGGAGGCCCTGGGACCAAAGGCAAGGGCAGAAGGAATGAGAAGTATGATATGTTGACAG ACTGTAGCTACACAATCTCTCAGGTGAGATCAATGAAGATCCTGAAGCGTTTCGGTGGCCCAGCTGGTCTATGGACCAAGGATCCATTGGGGCCAACAGAGAAGATCTACGTGTTAGATGGGACACAGAACGACACAGCCTTTGTCTTCCCAAGGCTGCGTGACTTCTCCCTTTCCACGGCTACCCGGAAAGCTTCCCGAGTCCGGGTGCCGTTCCCCTGGATAGGCACAGGGCAGCTGGTATATGGTGGCTTTCTCTATTACGCCCGGAGGCCTCCTGGAGGACCTGGAGGGGGTGGTGAATTGGACACTTTGCAGCTCATCAAATTCCACCTGGCAAACCGAACAGTGGTGGACAGTTCAGTATTCCCAGCAGAAGGGTTGATCCCCCCATACGGGCTGACAACAGACACCTACATTGACCTGGCAGCTGATGAGGAGGGCCTTTGGGCTGTCTATGCCACCCTAGAGGATGACAGGCACTTATGTCTGGCCAAGTTAGACCCACAGACACTGGACACAGAGCAGCAGTGGGACACCCCATGTCCCAGAGAAAATGCAGAGGCTGCCTTTGTCATCTGTGGAACCCTGTACGTTGTCTATAACACCCGCCCTGCCAGTCGGGCCCGCATCCAGTGCTCCTTTGATGCCAGTGGCACCCTGACCCCTGAACGGGCAGCGCTCCCTTATTTCCCCCGCCGATATGGTGCCCATGCCAGCCTCCGCTATAATCCCCGAGAGCGTCAGCTCTATGCCTGGGATGATGGCTACCAGATTGTCTACAAGCtggagatgaggaagaaagaggaggaagtcTGA
- the OLFML3 gene encoding olfactomedin-like protein 3 isoform X1: MGPSTPFLILLLLSWSGPLQGQQHHLVEYMERRLAALEERLAQCHDQSSRHAAELRDFKNKMLPLLEVAEKEREALRNEADSISGRVDRLEREVDYLETQNPALPCVENDEKVIGGPGTKGKGRRNEKYDMLTDCSYTISQVRSMKILKRFGGPAGLWTKDPLGPTEKIYVLDGTQNDTAFVFPRLRDFSLSTATRKASRVRVPFPWIGTGQLVYGGFLYYARRPPGGPGGGGELDTLQLIKFHLANRTVVDSSVFPAEGLIPPYGLTTDTYIDLAADEEGLWAVYATLEDDRHLCLAKLDPQTLDTEQQWDTPCPRENAEAAFVICGTLYVVYNTRPASRARIQCSFDASGTLTPERAALPYFPRRYGAHASLRYNPRERQLYAWDDGYQIVYKLEMRKKEEEV, encoded by the exons ATGGGGCCCAGCACTCCTTTCCTCATCTTGCTCCTTTTGTCGTGGTCGGGACCTCTTCAAGGACAGCAGCACCACCTTGTGGAGTACATGGAACGCCGACTAGCTGCCTTAGAG GAGCGGCTGGCTCAGTGCCATGACCAGAGTAGTCGCCATGCAGCTGAGCTGCGGGACTTCAAGAACAAGATGCTGCCACTGCTGGAGGTAGCTGAGAAGGAGCGGGAGGCACTCAGAAATGAGGCTGACTCCATCTCAGGGAGAGTGGACCGTCTGGAGCGGGAGGTTGACTATCTGGAGACCCAGAACCCAGCTCTACCCTGTGTAGAAAATGATGAGAAGGTGATTGGAGGCCCTGGGACCAAAGGCAAGGGCAGAAGGAATGAGAAGTATGATATGTTGACAG ACTGTAGCTACACAATCTCTCAGGTGAGATCAATGAAGATCCTGAAGCGTTTCGGTGGCCCAGCTGGTCTATGGACCAAGGATCCATTGGGGCCAACAGAGAAGATCTACGTGTTAGATGGGACACAGAACGACACAGCCTTTGTCTTCCCAAGGCTGCGTGACTTCTCCCTTTCCACGGCTACCCGGAAAGCTTCCCGAGTCCGGGTGCCGTTCCCCTGGATAGGCACAGGGCAGCTGGTATATGGTGGCTTTCTCTATTACGCCCGGAGGCCTCCTGGAGGACCTGGAGGGGGTGGTGAATTGGACACTTTGCAGCTCATCAAATTCCACCTGGCAAACCGAACAGTGGTGGACAGTTCAGTATTCCCAGCAGAAGGGTTGATCCCCCCATACGGGCTGACAACAGACACCTACATTGACCTGGCAGCTGATGAGGAGGGCCTTTGGGCTGTCTATGCCACCCTAGAGGATGACAGGCACTTATGTCTGGCCAAGTTAGACCCACAGACACTGGACACAGAGCAGCAGTGGGACACCCCATGTCCCAGAGAAAATGCAGAGGCTGCCTTTGTCATCTGTGGAACCCTGTACGTTGTCTATAACACCCGCCCTGCCAGTCGGGCCCGCATCCAGTGCTCCTTTGATGCCAGTGGCACCCTGACCCCTGAACGGGCAGCGCTCCCTTATTTCCCCCGCCGATATGGTGCCCATGCCAGCCTCCGCTATAATCCCCGAGAGCGTCAGCTCTATGCCTGGGATGATGGCTACCAGATTGTCTACAAGCtggagatgaggaagaaagaggaggaagtcTGA